In Streptomyces sp. NBC_00448, the following are encoded in one genomic region:
- a CDS encoding SLATT domain-containing protein: protein MSQPDMFPEGASRDEPSRRALHRHPDDLRALPLPLGDWAEPAERLQELYRWAEDGALRTADWYLRGRLPKRRAARALRLGATVCGAAAAALPLIELADGGRSPARWGYLALLLAGACVAADRLLGLTNGWMRDVATAQAVQRRIEALRFDWAAESVREVLGPTEGTAAEAAERCLTVLRGFCEDVADLVRVETSDWMVDFGAHSAAAALRTQSPAPPPAPRPTPPSGLRLPHPSTRPTMPRQRPPEAPR from the coding sequence GTGAGCCAGCCTGACATGTTTCCCGAGGGGGCTTCTCGGGACGAGCCCTCGCGGCGGGCGCTGCACCGTCACCCCGACGACCTTCGGGCGCTGCCCCTCCCGCTCGGCGACTGGGCCGAGCCCGCCGAGCGCCTCCAGGAGCTGTACCGCTGGGCCGAGGACGGCGCCCTGCGCACCGCGGACTGGTACCTGCGCGGTCGCCTGCCGAAGCGGCGGGCCGCCCGCGCGCTCCGGCTCGGCGCCACCGTCTGCGGCGCGGCCGCCGCCGCGCTCCCGCTGATCGAACTCGCCGACGGCGGCAGGTCGCCGGCCCGCTGGGGCTACCTCGCGCTGCTGCTCGCCGGTGCCTGCGTCGCCGCCGACCGCCTGCTCGGGCTCACCAACGGCTGGATGCGGGACGTCGCGACCGCGCAGGCCGTGCAGCGCCGCATCGAGGCGCTCCGCTTCGACTGGGCCGCCGAGAGCGTCCGCGAAGTGCTCGGGCCCACCGAGGGGACCGCCGCCGAGGCCGCCGAGCGCTGCCTCACGGTCCTGCGCGGCTTCTGCGAGGACGTCGCCGACCTCGTCCGCGTGGAGACCTCCGACTGGATGGTGGACTTCGGCGCCCACTCCGCCGCGGCCGCCCTCCGCACCCAGTCCCCCGCCCCACCCCCCGCTCCCCGCCCCACCCCGCCCTCGGGCCTGCGCCTCCCCCACCCCAGCACCCGCCCCACCATGCCCCGCCAACGCCCCCCCGAAGCGCCGAGGTGA
- a CDS encoding histone-like nucleoid-structuring protein Lsr2, whose protein sequence is MAQRVLVTLADDLDGGDAEETIAFGVDGQWYEIDLSSRNADRLRKELAPYVEAGRRRTLSGHAYKRTPIAPTPATVRAWAQSNGFEVPARGRIPKKVYEAFNKAD, encoded by the coding sequence ATGGCGCAGCGCGTACTGGTCACCCTCGCCGACGATCTCGACGGCGGCGACGCCGAGGAGACGATCGCATTCGGCGTCGACGGCCAGTGGTACGAGATCGACCTCTCGTCGAGGAACGCGGACAGGCTGCGCAAGGAACTCGCTCCCTACGTGGAGGCCGGCCGCCGCCGCACCCTTTCCGGGCACGCCTACAAGCGGACCCCGATCGCGCCCACCCCGGCGACCGTCCGCGCCTGGGCGCAGTCCAACGGCTTCGAGGTGCCGGCCCGCGGCCGCATCCCGAAGAAGGTCTACGAGGCGTTCAACAAGGCGGACTGA
- a CDS encoding phosphoribosylaminoimidazolesuccinocarboxamide synthase, translating into MPGFVDKPEPVQVPGLTHLHTGKVRDLYRNDAGELVMVASDRISAYDWVLPTLIPDKGRVLTRLSQWWFDQLADLVPNHVVSTEVPAGAPADWEGRTMVCRALRMIPVEAVARGYLAGSGLVEYERSRTVCGVALPEGLVDGSELPAPIFTPATKAAVGDHDENVSYEEVARQVGAETAALLRQNTLAVYTRARDVAAERGLILADTKFEFGYDDAAADQEGGAPLVLADEVLTPDSSRFWPADGWEPGHAQPSYDKQFIRDWLTSSASGWDRHSEQPPPELPPAIVDHSRARYIEVYERLTGLSWA; encoded by the coding sequence ATGCCCGGATTCGTCGACAAGCCCGAGCCCGTCCAGGTGCCCGGCCTGACCCACCTGCACACCGGGAAGGTGCGGGATCTGTACCGGAACGACGCCGGCGAGCTGGTGATGGTGGCCAGCGACCGCATCTCCGCGTACGACTGGGTGCTGCCCACCCTCATCCCGGACAAGGGCAGGGTGCTGACCCGGCTGTCGCAGTGGTGGTTCGACCAGCTCGCGGACCTGGTGCCGAACCATGTGGTCTCCACCGAGGTGCCGGCCGGCGCGCCCGCCGACTGGGAGGGGCGCACCATGGTCTGCCGTGCGCTGCGGATGATCCCGGTCGAGGCGGTGGCCCGCGGCTACCTGGCCGGCTCCGGCCTGGTCGAGTACGAGCGCAGCCGTACCGTGTGCGGCGTCGCGCTGCCCGAGGGCCTGGTCGACGGCTCGGAGCTGCCCGCGCCGATCTTCACCCCGGCGACCAAGGCCGCGGTCGGCGACCACGACGAGAACGTGTCGTACGAGGAGGTGGCCCGCCAGGTCGGCGCGGAGACCGCCGCGCTGCTGCGGCAGAACACGCTCGCGGTGTACACCCGGGCCCGTGACGTCGCCGCCGAGCGCGGGCTGATCCTGGCCGACACGAAGTTCGAGTTCGGCTACGACGACGCGGCCGCGGACCAGGAGGGCGGTGCGCCCCTGGTGCTCGCCGACGAGGTGCTCACCCCGGACTCCTCCCGCTTCTGGCCCGCCGACGGGTGGGAGCCCGGGCACGCACAGCCCTCGTATGACAAGCAGTTCATCCGCGACTGGCTCACCTCGTCCGCCTCCGGCTGGGACCGGCACAGCGAGCAGCCCCCGCCCGAGCTGCCCCCGGCCATCGTCGACCACTCCCGCGCCCGCTACATCGAGGTGTACGAACGGCTGACCGGCCTGTCCTGGGCGTAG
- a CDS encoding N,N-dimethylformamidase beta subunit family domain-containing protein, which produces MGEVRRWESGALAHGVSDPFGQGPLPWLRGEPQYPGDDGRVVPWYVDLAASNGKAPRKPHLPGPRTADDVRRQIKGFAAEAAAAPGQAIDFRITVDPPQEFTVDVYRIGHYGGDGAAQVTASPRLSGIAQPAPLAAGRTVSCHHWWQSWRLHIPPYWKTGAYVAVLTTADGYRSHVPFTVRDLEAPADLLLLLPDITWQAYNLYPEDGRTGASLYHAWDPEGRLLGEEEAATTVSFDRPYAGAGLPLHIGHAYDFVRYAERYGYDLAYADARDLHAGRIDPTRYRALIFPGHDEYWSRPMRRAAEEARAAGTSLVFLSANTMYWQVDLAPAADGGPDRLLTCRKRRAEGGQGEAAKGRTALWRDQGEPEQQLIGVQYAGRVPQPAPLVVRNADHWLWEATGATEGTEIPGLVAGEADRYFPRTPLPDSTERILLAHSPYEATDGRMCHQETSLYRAPSGAYVFASGTFAWSPALDRPGHVDPRVQRATANLLDRICKRD; this is translated from the coding sequence GTGGGGGAAGTACGGCGATGGGAGTCGGGGGCGCTGGCGCATGGGGTCTCGGACCCGTTCGGACAGGGCCCGCTGCCCTGGCTGAGGGGCGAGCCGCAGTATCCGGGCGACGACGGCCGGGTGGTGCCGTGGTACGTGGACCTCGCCGCGAGCAACGGCAAGGCGCCGCGCAAACCGCACCTGCCGGGCCCGCGCACCGCGGACGACGTGCGCCGCCAGATCAAGGGCTTCGCGGCGGAAGCTGCCGCGGCACCCGGGCAGGCGATCGACTTCAGGATCACCGTGGACCCGCCCCAGGAGTTCACCGTCGACGTCTACCGGATCGGCCACTACGGCGGCGACGGCGCCGCCCAGGTCACCGCGAGCCCCCGGCTGTCCGGCATCGCGCAGCCAGCCCCGCTCGCGGCGGGCCGTACCGTCTCGTGCCACCACTGGTGGCAGTCCTGGCGGCTGCACATCCCGCCGTACTGGAAGACCGGCGCGTACGTCGCGGTGCTGACCACCGCGGACGGCTACCGCAGCCATGTGCCGTTCACCGTGCGGGATCTGGAGGCCCCGGCCGACCTGCTGCTCCTGCTGCCGGACATCACCTGGCAGGCGTACAACCTGTACCCGGAGGACGGCCGGACCGGCGCCAGCCTCTACCACGCGTGGGACCCCGAGGGCCGGCTGCTCGGCGAGGAGGAGGCGGCCACCACCGTCTCCTTCGACCGCCCCTACGCGGGCGCCGGCCTCCCCCTGCACATCGGGCACGCCTACGACTTCGTCCGGTACGCCGAGCGGTACGGCTACGACCTCGCGTACGCCGACGCCCGCGACCTGCACGCGGGCCGGATCGACCCGACCCGCTACCGGGCGCTGATCTTCCCCGGCCACGACGAGTACTGGTCCCGCCCGATGCGCCGGGCCGCCGAGGAGGCCCGCGCGGCCGGCACCTCGCTGGTCTTCCTCTCCGCGAACACCATGTACTGGCAGGTGGACCTGGCGCCGGCCGCCGACGGCGGCCCCGACCGGCTGCTGACCTGCCGCAAGCGCCGGGCCGAGGGCGGCCAGGGCGAGGCGGCGAAGGGCCGCACCGCGCTGTGGCGCGACCAGGGCGAGCCGGAGCAGCAGTTGATCGGCGTGCAGTACGCGGGGCGGGTGCCGCAGCCCGCGCCGCTGGTGGTGCGCAACGCCGACCACTGGCTGTGGGAGGCCACCGGCGCGACCGAGGGCACCGAGATCCCCGGACTGGTCGCGGGGGAGGCCGACCGCTACTTCCCGCGCACCCCGCTGCCGGACTCCACCGAGCGCATCCTGCTCGCCCACTCCCCGTACGAGGCGACCGACGGCCGGATGTGCCACCAGGAGACGTCGCTGTACCGCGCGCCCAGCGGGGCGTACGTCTTCGCCTCGGGCACCTTCGCGTGGTCGCCGGCACTCGACCGGCCCGGCCACGTGGACCCGCGCGTGCAGCGGGCGACGGCGAACCTGCTGGACCGGATCTGCAAGCGGGACTGA
- a CDS encoding serine/threonine-protein kinase, translating to MDELRADDPRWIGAYRLLGRLGSGGMGQVFLARSQRGRTVAVKVVRAHLAEQEEFRTRFRREVRAARKVGGRWTAPVLDAETEADVPWVATGYVPGPSLQQVVAKEYGPLPEQSVRVLAAGLTHALADIHGAGLVHRDLKPSNVMITIDGPRVIDFGIARALETVADASLTTTGAMVGSPAFMSPEQVRGDRVTPACDIFCLGSVLAYAATGLQPFGAASSGVHAQMFRIVQEPPDLDAVPEGLRALVAACLAKEPDARPSLADVRQLLGEDGTKDADPDGEPWLPGAIVARLGRHAVRLLELEAEVEAPLEAPAESAETMVLTPAKARPAERPEEPPAGPTASDPREPVVAQPVPAQPVTTQPIVTLPVIAQPAATQEEVVAQAAASPYAPPSMTDAHGPMPGPVAPSGAPKALSGLPVPPGPAEPEPAPPRRKRWPLVAAGVALVLVAGGATAYVATRDGTDDKAGPGPTSSTKAPSTAPSGTASTDQPTQKPAPIGVGGLREMVGTWRTSFTSADNGDNTRTLTVHENGDVELSGDSASYSCFWDMKVTTSGPPVELSASKVVSGTPASSCAPGDASVLSLVDSTHLQRSDLDDGKAPLTYTKVDG from the coding sequence ATGGACGAGCTGAGGGCCGACGATCCGCGCTGGATCGGTGCGTACCGACTGCTGGGGAGGCTCGGCTCCGGCGGGATGGGGCAGGTCTTCCTGGCCAGGTCGCAGCGCGGCCGGACGGTCGCGGTGAAGGTGGTGCGGGCGCATCTGGCGGAGCAGGAGGAGTTCCGCACCAGATTCCGGCGCGAGGTGCGTGCCGCACGGAAGGTCGGCGGGCGCTGGACGGCGCCGGTGCTCGACGCCGAGACCGAGGCCGACGTCCCGTGGGTGGCCACCGGTTACGTGCCCGGGCCGTCGCTCCAGCAGGTCGTCGCCAAGGAGTACGGGCCGCTGCCGGAGCAGTCGGTCCGCGTCCTGGCGGCGGGGCTGACCCATGCCCTGGCCGACATCCATGGCGCCGGGCTGGTGCACCGCGACCTCAAACCGTCCAACGTGATGATCACGATCGACGGCCCCAGGGTGATCGACTTCGGCATCGCCCGCGCCCTGGAGACGGTCGCGGACGCGTCGCTGACCACCACCGGCGCGATGGTCGGGTCACCGGCGTTCATGTCACCCGAACAGGTGAGGGGCGACCGTGTCACCCCCGCCTGCGACATCTTCTGCCTCGGCTCGGTGCTGGCCTACGCCGCCACCGGACTCCAGCCGTTCGGCGCGGCCTCCAGCGGGGTGCACGCGCAGATGTTCCGCATCGTGCAGGAACCGCCGGACCTGGACGCCGTACCGGAGGGGCTGCGCGCCCTGGTGGCCGCCTGCCTGGCCAAGGAACCGGACGCGCGGCCGTCCCTCGCGGACGTACGGCAGCTGCTCGGCGAGGACGGTACGAAGGACGCCGACCCGGACGGGGAGCCCTGGCTGCCCGGAGCGATCGTCGCGCGGCTGGGGCGGCACGCGGTGCGGCTGCTGGAGTTGGAGGCCGAGGTGGAGGCGCCGCTGGAGGCTCCCGCGGAGTCGGCCGAGACGATGGTGCTGACCCCTGCCAAGGCGCGGCCCGCCGAGAGGCCGGAGGAGCCGCCGGCCGGGCCCACGGCGAGTGACCCGCGGGAACCGGTGGTCGCGCAGCCGGTGCCCGCGCAACCGGTGACCACTCAGCCGATAGTCACGCTGCCGGTGATCGCGCAGCCGGCGGCCACACAGGAAGAGGTGGTCGCGCAGGCAGCGGCGTCGCCTTACGCGCCGCCGTCGATGACCGACGCGCACGGGCCGATGCCCGGTCCCGTAGCGCCGTCTGGAGCCCCCAAGGCGCTGAGCGGGCTGCCCGTGCCGCCTGGGCCGGCTGAACCCGAGCCGGCGCCGCCTCGCCGCAAGCGCTGGCCGCTCGTGGCGGCGGGGGTGGCCCTCGTGCTCGTGGCAGGCGGGGCGACCGCGTACGTCGCGACGCGCGACGGCACCGACGACAAGGCCGGCCCGGGGCCGACCTCTTCGACGAAGGCGCCCTCGACGGCCCCCTCCGGCACGGCGTCGACCGATCAGCCGACACAGAAGCCCGCACCGATAGGCGTCGGCGGGCTGCGCGAGATGGTGGGCACCTGGCGGACCTCGTTCACCAGCGCCGACAACGGCGACAACACGCGGACGCTGACGGTGCACGAGAACGGCGACGTGGAGCTGTCGGGTGACAGCGCGTCGTACTCCTGCTTCTGGGACATGAAGGTGACCACGTCGGGGCCGCCGGTGGAGCTGAGCGCGTCGAAGGTGGTCAGCGGCACGCCCGCGTCCTCCTGCGCCCCGGGCGACGCCAGCGTGCTGAGCCTGGTCGACTCGACCCACCTGCAGCGCAGCGACCTGGACGACGGCAAGGCGCCGCTGACGTACACCAAGGTCGACGGCTGA
- a CDS encoding esterase-like activity of phytase family protein, translating into MRAKVLLAGPTVLLTAMACLAGGGTAQAHGGPADRPGRPAAGNCSADVRISGFSDALDKTTFDGTFVGNLSALAPDAHGTLDALSDRSSLFTLSGRTLGDLAPEKVVPLADEKGQPLDSEALAVDRDGTRLITSEVEPTIRRYSRDGSQILGSLPVPDALKVAPAGRATSNLTFEGLAFQPGGRTLVASMEGALSGDNHDLVRFQTWQRGGNGRDFTLGRQYAYHVDTDANGTLLGVSDIAATGDGRLLVLERGFTAGVGNTIRLYLADPGRAGDVSRVTDLTGQRNVKVMPKTLLADIGDCPSLGATAKQPQPNPLLDNIEGMAVTGHAPGGGLRLMLVSDDNQGATQTTRFYALTARLPRR; encoded by the coding sequence GTGCGCGCAAAGGTTCTTCTCGCCGGCCCGACCGTCCTGCTGACCGCCATGGCCTGCCTCGCCGGCGGGGGCACCGCCCAGGCCCATGGCGGACCGGCGGACCGGCCCGGAAGACCGGCGGCGGGCAACTGCTCCGCGGACGTCCGGATCAGCGGCTTCTCCGACGCCCTGGACAAGACGACCTTCGACGGCACCTTCGTCGGCAACCTCTCCGCGCTCGCGCCGGACGCGCACGGCACCCTGGACGCGCTCTCCGACCGGTCGTCGCTGTTCACGCTGAGCGGCCGCACGTTGGGCGACCTCGCCCCGGAGAAGGTCGTCCCGCTCGCCGACGAGAAGGGTCAGCCGCTCGACTCCGAGGCCCTGGCCGTCGACCGGGACGGCACCCGGCTGATCACCTCCGAGGTCGAGCCGACGATCCGGCGCTACAGCCGGGACGGATCACAGATCCTCGGCAGCCTGCCGGTGCCCGACGCGCTGAAGGTCGCCCCCGCCGGGCGGGCCACCTCCAACCTCACCTTCGAGGGGCTGGCGTTCCAGCCCGGCGGCCGCACGCTGGTCGCGTCCATGGAGGGCGCGCTGTCCGGCGACAACCACGATCTCGTACGGTTCCAGACCTGGCAGCGCGGCGGAAACGGCCGGGACTTCACGCTCGGGCGGCAGTACGCCTACCACGTGGACACCGACGCCAACGGCACCCTTCTGGGGGTGTCCGACATCGCGGCCACCGGCGACGGCCGGCTGCTGGTGCTGGAGCGCGGGTTCACCGCGGGAGTCGGCAACACCATACGGCTCTACCTGGCCGACCCGGGCCGCGCCGGCGATGTCAGCCGCGTCACCGACCTGACCGGGCAGCGGAACGTCAAGGTCATGCCGAAGACCCTGCTCGCCGACATCGGCGACTGCCCCTCCCTCGGCGCCACCGCCAAGCAGCCCCAGCCGAACCCGCTGCTGGACAACATCGAGGGCATGGCCGTCACCGGGCACGCGCCCGGCGGCGGGCTGCGCCTGATGCTCGTCAGCGACGACAACCAGGGCGCCACGCAGACCACCCGGTTCTACGCGCTGACCGCACGGCTGCCCCGGCGCTGA
- the purQ gene encoding phosphoribosylformylglycinamidine synthase subunit PurQ — MTARIGVVTFPGTLDDRDTQRAVRVAGGEAVPLWHRDKDLKQVDAVVLPGGFSYGDYLRAGAISRFSPVMESIIEQARAGMPVLGICNGFQVLTEAHLLPGAMLRNTELHFVCRDQKLRVETGGTAWTADYAAGQEISIPLKNIDGRYTADARVLDELEAEGRVVFRYATDGPAADGYGNPNGSLRDIAGITNAAGNVVGLMPHPEHAVESLIGTGRTDGLGFFTSVLKKLVSA; from the coding sequence GTGACTGCGCGCATCGGCGTCGTCACATTCCCGGGGACTCTTGACGACCGCGACACGCAGCGTGCCGTCCGGGTGGCCGGCGGGGAAGCGGTCCCGCTGTGGCACCGCGACAAGGACCTGAAGCAGGTCGACGCGGTGGTTCTGCCCGGCGGGTTCAGTTACGGCGACTATCTGCGGGCCGGGGCGATCTCCCGTTTCTCGCCGGTGATGGAGTCGATCATCGAGCAGGCGCGGGCCGGAATGCCGGTGCTGGGGATCTGCAACGGTTTCCAGGTGCTCACCGAGGCACATCTGCTGCCCGGGGCGATGCTGCGCAACACCGAGCTGCACTTCGTCTGCCGCGACCAGAAGCTGCGGGTCGAGACCGGCGGCACCGCCTGGACCGCGGACTACGCGGCGGGCCAGGAGATCTCCATCCCGCTGAAGAACATCGACGGCCGCTACACCGCCGACGCGCGCGTGCTGGACGAGCTGGAGGCGGAGGGCCGGGTGGTCTTCCGCTACGCCACCGACGGCCCGGCCGCGGACGGCTACGGCAATCCGAACGGCTCGCTGCGCGACATCGCCGGGATCACCAACGCGGCGGGCAACGTGGTGGGCCTCATGCCGCACCCGGAGCACGCGGTCGAGTCGCTGATCGGCACCGGCCGTACCGACGGGCTCGGCTTCTTCACGTCGGTACTCAAGAAGTTGGTAAGCGCGTGA
- the purD gene encoding phosphoribosylamine--glycine ligase has translation MKVLVIGGGAREHALCRSLSLDPEVTSLHCAPGNAGIAEVAELHPVDIMDGAAVAGLAVELGAGFVIVGPEAPLVAGVADAVRERGIDCFGPSREAAALEGSKAFAKDVMAAAGVPTARSYVCTTPEEIDAALDAFGAPYVVKDDGLAAGKGVVVTEDLATARAHALACDRVVIEEFLDGPEVSLFAVTDGETVLPLQPAQDFKRALDADEGPNTGGMGAYSPLPWADPKLVEEVERTVLQPTVDELRRRGTPFAGLLYAGLAITSRGVRVIEFNARFGDPETQVVLARLRTPLAGLLRAAATGQLAAWPELRWSDGAAVTVVIASYNYPDTPRTGDPISGLADVAEQDEHAYVLHAGTRTADDGRVVSAGGRVLSVTATGASLAKARDRAYRAVGRIGLDGGHHRGDIAAKAAEAAQD, from the coding sequence GTGAAGGTCCTTGTCATCGGCGGCGGTGCCCGCGAACACGCCCTGTGCCGTTCCCTGTCCCTCGACCCCGAGGTCACCTCGCTGCACTGCGCGCCCGGCAACGCCGGCATCGCGGAGGTCGCCGAGCTGCACCCGGTCGACATCATGGACGGTGCCGCCGTCGCCGGCCTCGCGGTGGAACTCGGCGCCGGCTTCGTGATCGTCGGCCCCGAGGCGCCGCTGGTCGCCGGGGTCGCCGACGCCGTACGGGAGCGGGGCATCGACTGCTTCGGCCCGTCCCGCGAGGCTGCCGCGCTGGAGGGCTCGAAGGCGTTCGCCAAGGACGTGATGGCCGCGGCCGGGGTGCCGACCGCCCGGTCGTACGTCTGCACCACGCCCGAGGAGATCGACGCGGCGCTGGACGCCTTCGGCGCGCCCTACGTCGTCAAGGACGACGGGCTCGCGGCGGGCAAGGGCGTCGTGGTCACCGAGGACCTGGCCACCGCCCGGGCGCACGCGCTGGCCTGCGACCGGGTGGTGATCGAGGAGTTCCTGGACGGACCCGAGGTGTCGCTGTTCGCGGTGACCGACGGCGAGACGGTGCTGCCGCTCCAGCCGGCGCAGGACTTCAAGCGCGCCCTGGACGCCGACGAGGGCCCCAACACCGGTGGCATGGGCGCGTACTCACCGCTGCCGTGGGCCGACCCGAAGCTGGTCGAGGAGGTGGAGCGGACCGTGCTCCAGCCGACCGTCGACGAGCTGCGGCGGCGCGGCACCCCCTTCGCCGGGCTGCTCTACGCGGGACTGGCGATCACCTCGCGCGGCGTGCGGGTGATCGAGTTCAACGCGCGCTTCGGCGACCCCGAGACCCAGGTGGTGCTGGCCCGGCTGCGCACCCCGCTGGCGGGGCTGCTGCGGGCGGCCGCCACCGGCCAGCTCGCCGCCTGGCCGGAGCTGCGCTGGAGCGACGGCGCGGCGGTCACCGTGGTCATCGCTTCGTACAACTACCCGGACACCCCGCGCACCGGCGACCCGATCAGCGGGCTCGCCGATGTGGCGGAGCAGGACGAGCACGCCTACGTCCTGCACGCCGGCACCCGTACGGCGGACGACGGACGGGTCGTTTCGGCGGGCGGCCGGGTGCTGTCGGTCACGGCCACCGGAGCGAGCCTGGCCAAGGCCCGCGACCGTGCCTACCGCGCGGTCGGGCGGATCGGCCTCGACGGCGGCCACCACCGCGGTGACATCGCCGCGAAGGCGGCCGAGGCCGCCCAGGACTGA
- the purS gene encoding phosphoribosylformylglycinamidine synthase subunit PurS — MPVARVVVDVMLKPEILDPQGQAVQRALPRLGFDGISDVRQGKRFELEVDGPVDDAALARIRELAETFLANTVIEDFNVKVES; from the coding sequence GTGCCAGTGGCACGCGTCGTAGTCGACGTCATGCTCAAGCCGGAGATCCTCGACCCCCAGGGCCAGGCCGTACAGCGTGCGCTGCCCCGGCTCGGCTTCGACGGGATCTCCGACGTCCGCCAGGGAAAGCGCTTTGAGCTGGAGGTCGACGGCCCCGTCGACGACGCAGCGCTCGCCCGTATTCGGGAGTTGGCGGAAACCTTTCTCGCCAACACCGTGATCGAGGACTTCAATGTAAAGGTGGAGTCGTGA
- a CDS encoding GntR family transcriptional regulator produces the protein MRDGGPQVRRSSLRQQIADALRDEILTGRLQAGRHFTVKEIAETYGVSATPVREALVDLAAQGLLEVEQHRGFQVRQFTAADFRSLTEARTLVVDAAFRWMTEYGAADPSPDAIASVRRRAEAAVRAAQAGVLDVLIGCDLRFWRELAAMGGNPHLSEFLDRVRAQAWIYAVPHLRSLTDLAGVCWSGHVALVDAVAERDTATTLQLTHEYGEHTLALVERLALARS, from the coding sequence ATGCGGGACGGCGGGCCGCAGGTGCGGCGCAGCAGCCTGCGCCAGCAGATCGCCGACGCCCTGCGGGACGAGATCCTCACCGGCCGGCTCCAGGCCGGGCGGCACTTCACCGTCAAGGAGATCGCCGAGACCTACGGGGTCTCCGCCACCCCGGTGCGCGAAGCCCTGGTCGACCTCGCCGCGCAGGGCCTGCTGGAGGTCGAGCAGCACCGCGGCTTCCAGGTCCGGCAGTTCACCGCCGCCGACTTCCGCTCGCTCACCGAGGCCCGCACCCTCGTGGTGGACGCGGCCTTCCGCTGGATGACCGAGTACGGCGCCGCCGACCCGTCTCCCGACGCCATCGCGTCCGTACGGCGCCGCGCCGAGGCCGCCGTACGCGCCGCGCAGGCCGGCGTCCTGGACGTACTGATCGGCTGCGACCTGCGGTTCTGGCGCGAGCTCGCGGCCATGGGCGGCAACCCGCACCTGAGCGAGTTCCTGGACCGGGTGCGCGCCCAGGCGTGGATCTACGCGGTGCCCCACCTCCGCTCGCTGACCGACCTCGCGGGCGTGTGCTGGTCCGGCCACGTCGCCCTGGTCGACGCGGTCGCCGAGCGCGACACCGCCACCACGCTCCAACTCACCCACGAGTACGGCGAGCACACTCTCGCGCTGGTCGAGAGGCTCGCCCTGGCACGCTCCTGA